The DNA sequence GCGGCCCTCTCGGGCTTCGGCCTCGAATACGTCTCCGACCGTGAGTCAGAGGAGGTGGCGCGGGTATGAGCCGCTTCGACGCGTTCACGGCGGGCTGGTCGTTTCGAACCACGACCCCCAGCTTCGAACCCGGCGAGGAGATCACCGCGTTCGTCACGGGCTACGAGAACGGTTCGGGCGTGGCACGGATCGGCGACACCGTGCTCACGCTGACCGACGCCGCACCGGAACTCGTGGATACCCAGGTCCAACTCCGGATCGAGGAGTTCGACG is a window from the Halococcus hamelinensis 100A6 genome containing:
- a CDS encoding DUF7513 family protein, which produces MSRFDAFTAGWSFRTTTPSFEPGEEITAFVTGYENGSGVARIGDTVLTLTDAAPELVDTQVQLRIEEFDESDHTGRATVLADED